A window from Bufo bufo chromosome 1, aBufBuf1.1, whole genome shotgun sequence encodes these proteins:
- the LOC120990154 gene encoding olfactory receptor 11L1-like codes for MQMDQTNLTAVTEFLLLGFEGSQLLRNLLFLLFLLVFVATICGNLLIITLVSTTKNLQTPMYLFISQLSISDILLITDIVPNLLHILLNNGETISVFGCMTQIYFFVGTDAFECLFLAVMSYDRYVAICNPLRYSSIMTNRFCVKSLVMCWFLGSFESFIVTVTLSKLNLCGQNIIDHFFCDIVPLLELSCSDTFIVHLEIYVMGSPILISPTAIIVVSYTHIVISVLRIPSSTGRQKAFSTCSSHLIVVSIFYWSISIVYVLPSRGQTSDANKMLSLLYTVITPLINPIIYSLRNKDIKKAIQEVFHKHIMY; via the exons atgcaaatggatcag ACAAATCTGACTGCGGTCACAGAGTTTCTCCTCTTAGGATTTGAAGGCAGCCAACTTTTGAGAAATCTTCTATTTCTTCTCTTCCTTCTTGTTTTTGTTGCCACGATATGTGGGAATCTCCTGATCATCACCCTGGTGTCCACCACCAAGAACCTCCAGACTCCAATGTACTTATTCATCTCACAACTGTCCATCAGTGACATCTTATTGATCACAGATATTGTCCCCAACCTGCTCCACATCCTACTGAATAATGGAGAAACCATCAGTGTTTTTGGTTGTATGactcagatttatttttttgttggcaCTGATGCCTTTGAATGTCTTTTTCTCGCTGTGATgtcttatgacagatatgtggccATCTGTAATCCCCTCCGTTACTCCTCTATCATGACTAATAGATTTTGTGTTAAATCACTTGTTATGTGTTGGTTTTTGGGTAGTTTTGAATCATTCATTGTCACTGTTACACTATCCAAGCTAAATTTATGTGGACAAAATATCATTGACCATTTCTTCTGTGACATTGTCCCCTTACTAGAACTTTCCTGTTCTGACACCTTTATTGTTCATTTGGAGATTTATGTGATGGGAAGTCCAATTTTAATAAGCCCAACCGCAATCATTGTAGTGTCTTATACTCATATTGTGATATCAGTGTTAAGGATCCCATCCAGTACTGGTAGAcagaaagccttctccacctgtagCTCCCACCTCATTGTGGTCTCCATATTTTACTGGTCTATTTCCATTGTCTATGTTCTTCCATCAAGAGGACAAACATCAGATGCTAATAAGATGCTCTCTCTGCTATATACTGTAATTACTCCACTGATTAACCCcattatatacagtctgaggaaTAAAGACATTAAGAAGGCCATACAGGAAGTATTCCATAAACACATCATGTACTAA